The following is a genomic window from Rutidosis leptorrhynchoides isolate AG116_Rl617_1_P2 chromosome 8, CSIRO_AGI_Rlap_v1, whole genome shotgun sequence.
ATGTATGGTGATGGATTATAAGTGATCGGTGAAAAATAAGGTGATTAACCGTCGATGATGGATGACGATGATAACTGATGCGTGAAAATCAAATGAAAACCGTAACCCTAATTAAGGTGAATATTATAATTAGTgattttttaattcaaaattatgagAAAAAAGAATTTGTCGAGGATGAATCTGGTTGCGCCACGTGTTCGATTTAGTGTGGTGATTTATAGAgattaatgattaatgattaatgattaatgattaatgattaatgattaatgattaTGATGATTGCTAACATCGTTCTTTGAATTTTTTCTCCTTTAAAATCCTTTGTTTTGAAAAAATTTGCAATTAGCATCCCTCCGTCTAACTTCTGTTAGATTATTCCGTTTTCATGTGAGGATAAATTTATCTTTTCACCCTTATCTCCATCTTCAATTTAATTTATCTTTATTCACCTCCATTTTAATCATCTTGAACTCATCCAACATCTCCCAAATTATAAACCACAATTTTTAAATACTTCACAATAAACCCAAATAAAATTCATCTAACTTCATCTATTTCATTTAACTTGGGCCTGATAAACAGAGTATCGTACTTTCTCGATTCTTCTTCGTCATATTTGATGTAATCCAACATACAATTAGACGTTTCGGTACGCATATTAGAAAGAGATATGGCTAGTGGGGTGTGACTTCTGTTTTCCTCAGTCAATAACATATCATATCTGGATTTCTTTGAACCAAAATTTCAGCAACAACATGAAGTAATGTGCTTCTATTTGAATTTCACACATTTCATAAATTTGTTCTTTCTGGTAACTTTTCCAACAAATATTTAAACATTTCTTGATTATTTATAGATATACCAACTGCTACATGAAGTGCATTTAACACAACGATGTTTAAGGACTGCAGCAACAACCAaaatcaaaaatcgatgatgaacatGGACGTTTttgttgaagatgaagatgaaaattgattttgatttttggaCAGTTTTACTCTTCGATTCCTTCATGAAATATGTtccaaatcaataacacaagcttcgAAAATTATCATCCTGTAACATCATGTATCTCTCGAATTTGATCCAaatcaaaacagttgactttttctcatagactttgacctcaaaattcttccTTGATTTTGCGAGTTGAGATATGAGAATTTGTAGACACCTTCACGATGTTATTcttacaactctacatttttacttTTTGTTGTAGCATTCCAGATCGATCTGAAGCTCAAATCGAATGCGTTTTCTGTTAAACGAAGAACACGAGATCAAACACTTCaaatttgttgttgttgatgtaaTATGATGTTGAACGAGAGTTAGGTTTTAGTTGGATCTGCTGATGTGTACCGgtctttaataatttaaaattcaAGTTTTATGAGTATGAGTTTGAATAATGGATGGCGATGTTTTGAATTTTGAAAATTTATGAATCTGGGTGAAATTGTAAAAGTTATTAGTATAAAATGCTTTCACTAGGAAAATAACCTGAACCCAACGTCGGAAACAGAGTGTAAAGGAAAACCGATTGCACTGCTGCGTGCCACCGTATCTGGGAGGATAGGATACGGCGGAGAATTTGAAAGTCCGAGAAAAGCGTCCACCATGACGATCAGCGTGTAGAAAGGAAAAAACGGAAAAGAAGGACACACCGGACCTCCTGCGAGATGCCGGAGGCCGAAAAGCGGCGCCGAGGCTAGTTTAACGAAGGAAAACAAAAGAGAGACTCACCGGACAAACAAAACGAAAGGAAGAGAGTAGTAGGCAGCAGAAATGGTTGACGGAGGCATCATAAGTATAGATATAGGGTTTTTCAAGATAGAAGAGGAGGAGAGCAAAAGTTTGTACAGAGAGCGAGAGCAGGATCACTTTATTTCTAGTTAACGTTATTTTTAATAGTCTTATATCCAGTCTTTTCCCGTCAATTATTACTATTAGGGTGGTAATATTTCAATTTTTAATTTTGATAAATCAACCACAATCATGTTTACTGGGTTGTACAGTACAACAACTTAATGCATGAGTGTAATTGAATTTATCAAATTTACAAGTAGATATATCACTACCTTTAGTAATAGTAACTCATTAACTAATTATATtactgtaatttttatttttatctattATACGGAGTAATTGTTAATGTTAAAGTGcctttaaagaaaaaaaataaccTTGGTCGAAAAGGGAAAACAGTTCACTCGCGTCCAAACGCACCCATACGCAAGCCCACATAATGAAGAAGCTGCCATACCATTCTCCGTGGCTACCAAAGTGCAATACCTCATCCCAACTCTAAAGTAACGTCACTGTCACCACATCTATCTGACAGTCACTCATCTGACCGTCCTTTTTTTAAAAACATATCTGGACCGTCCAATAACCTTATTCGAATATTGCTAGATTCCACATTCATCGGTGACTGTTACGCACTTCGTTTGTCCATTACCTTCTAATTGCTCATCACCATCTTTCACATCCTTAAACACATCAGAAAGCATTGAaggaattaattatataaaaaatgcCTGGACTCAGAGCACCATCTAACTATTCAGAAGAACCGCCACGTCATCCTGCTCTCAAAATCAACGCTAAGGCAAGCTAAATTATCTATCTGATTTTGTTTATTGCGTTAATTCTCAAGCAAAATCATAAGCACGAAATTACAATCCAAAACCCTATGATTCTACTCCGTATATGTAATTATAACTGAGTTCTGTagttataggttatcagttatgtGATATGTGTACTCGTTTCTGTATAATTCGTCATGCTTATGCTGTATATTTGATCATTATCATGATTGGATAGAAAACGAATAACAGATCATATTTTTTGTTCTTATACGCTCGCGTTTGTTACAATTCAGTTAGTTTACACTTAAGATATATGCTAATGCTAGCTCCTAGGTATATAATATACTTTCAGATCGATATAAGTTATATCACCGATACACTGATAGAACTTTGATGGCTTATGGTTAATCAAAATTTGTTATACGTTATATGGAGCAACTTCAGAGGTCTGAATCAATTTGAGTTTGAGAACTACTGAATTTGACCTTAAAAACAGAGATGATATCCAATTATCAGGTGAACTATGTTGTTTCGTATAGGTCTATTGTCGCACATGTGAGGTTATCCGGAAATTGTGACTTGATGAATGTAAAAATCATATTAGGAGAGTGGCCTGTGGTTTTTGAAATGCATAATTATTTTAATCAAATATTCTACTTTTCGAATTTAACTTGAGCTTTATTAACCGACACTGTGTCGATATTAACTTCTATTCATGTGTATTCTAATCTGATAAGTACTTTTTGGATTGGTCATATATCGTACAGCAACCCTTTAATGCCGAGCCACCACGTAAAGCTTTGGTTTCTTCTTATGTGACTCCTACTGATTTCTTCTACAAGAGAAGCCATGGACCAATACCTGTTGTTGATGACATAGAGAGGTCCCGAAGCATGTTACTTTCAATCTCGACATATTTAATAGTAACTTGTTGATTACAAGATAAGTTAAATTGCTTTAACTGACTGTTATCATCTATTTTCCATAACAGATATAGTGTGTCTTTCAATGGGCTAATTGAGAAACCAAAAGAGCTTTTTATGAAAGATATTATGTGAGTAATactctcttttctttttcttctttatttTTGTTTAGATATGCTGTAATGTTTCCCACATATTATACTTTAGAAAACTCATTTTGTTCTTTGATATACAGGAGTCTTCCAAAATATACTGTAACTGCTACTTTACAGGTTAGCTTCATATCTGCTAAAAGAGGTGTTATATTATTGACCTGACAAACCTTAAGTAACAGGGTGTTTGTATCACAAACTATCTTTAGTTTTTCATTTTATATAACTGATACCACTGCATTGCCTTATGCAGTGTGCTGGAAATAGAAGAACTGCAATGAGCAAAACCAGAACTGTAAGAGGAGTTGGGTGGGATTGTGCCGCCTTAGGAAATGGTTTGTCTTTAGTCCCACAATTTCTAAGTTGTTGTTCATTCGTATTTGGGCCCACCATCATCATCTTACAGTTTAGAATATTCCAAACCTTTCTAAATAAGAACCAATTTAATTGTAGAATTGTTAGTTAGATGGATGAGTTTATTTGGGAAGTAGTACGTATTAAAAAGACCTTTGTACGGACAACTCAATGCCGTTCGTACCATTTTTCAGTGATTGAGGACTTCGGTCTTGttcttaatttttttatttatttattttttttttattatttttttttttctggttGGCAATGACCAACAAATTTCTTGTATTATCATGAGTTAAATTATTCTGCTTCTTCTTCAGCTTGGCAATTTATTAAATGTTTTTATACATATGCAAAGTAGTATCAAAGTTCTACCAGAATCAGTGAGTAACATAAAATTTATCTTGCAATTGTTGCTTGTGATCATGTCAGCAATTTGGGGTGGAGCAAAACTTGCAGATGTACTTGAACTAGTTGGTATACACAAATTTACAAATACCACACCGTCGGGTGGAAAACATGTTGAATTTGTGAGCGTTGACAGGTGTAAGGTTTGTATTCGTTTGTTCAATCTAATAATGTCGTTTGTTGATCGTGACTTACTTTATTCACCGTTTCTTGCTTGACTGTAGGAGGAGAATGGTGGTCCTTACAAGGCATCGATTCCATTAAGTCAGGCAACAAACCCCGAAGCTGATGTTTTGCTTGCTTATGAAATGAATGGAGAGGTACAACGAAGTTCAATCTGCATGCAATCTTTTACATGAGGGATTTTATGGAATTATAAATTGAAAATTTATGTTTATTTTGAACCCATCAGATGTGTACTTTTACTTACTGGTTTGTAAAACTGTAAAAGACTCTTAACAGGGATCATGGGTATCCATTAAGAGTAGTTGTCCCAGGTGTTATTGGTGCTCGTTCTGTGAAATGGCTGGATAGCATCAATATCGACTCCCAAGTTTGCCAGGTTAGTTTGATATTTTTCTTGTTAACTATTAAAATTGTAGGCTCCAATTCTTCTATCTTAAGACCGTGGCGTATTGCTACTTGTCAGGGATTCTTTATGCAAAAAGACTACAAAATGTTTCCACCTTCTGTAAATTGGGACAACATTGATTGGTCTACGAGAAGACCGCAAATGGATTTCCCTGTCCAGGTACTAATAACTTCCTCAGTTGTTACTTGATTACCGCAATATTTATAGCAGTTCACCTTGGTTCCAGTGTTTGAATTGTGTGGTCTTTCTGGTTAGGTGGATGTCAAGAAGGATATATACCACTACTAATTATATAAATGATAGCAAAAGTTGAGTTTATAATTATTTAACTCATTATGGTGTGCTTATTTGCAGAGTGCAATATGCTCCTTGGAGGACATGAATGTTGGGTTGAACGGAAAGGTTAGTAGACAATCTATAATTGCACCTTTTATATTCTCTAATGTGTTACAGATTAAAGAAGAGAGTTAAAAGAGGCACTAGTTTGTCTGGCATCCTGTACTTAGCACGGAAAGAAACATTTAACACCTGCTTTTGTGAATCTCAGTACACATTAAAATGCATTTTTATTTGTTCTCTATCATTCTTAACTCATATAAGCATATCAAATAACAAGTTTTGTAACTTTATAGTTTGTAGTGATAACAGTTCGATTTCATAAAACTATTTTCATCCTCCGAAGAATTATTACTTGCAATGTTTGGTAGAAGTTTCTTTCTAAATATTTATACCAAATAGCAAAATGCTATATATGAGTCGATCTGGCATTTTTGACCCATATGGGTCAATTTCCAACAATGTATTATATCTAAGTTAGTCACATggtttaagtaaataaatttagCTAAAATGGAATTGGGTGAAATAGGTCTAAACTCTAGAGTTTTAGTGTCGTTATCATGCATACTAGCTCCTTAAGTCGAAATCACTTTATTTTAGAAATAATAGATTATTATTGTAATAGAATGGTGGTCGTAATAGAACTTAGGGTGTTAATTATGTGTACCAATTTCAAAAAATTGGACAAAAAAGGTTTTCAGGGCAACCCAAGTCAACACTGTTCATCGCATACTAGGAAGTTGACTGGTTCAACCGAAACATGTTTTGACATGATACCCAACCTGCCCATTTTCCCACCTTTAAATATGAGCTTACTTTGTAAAACATTTTCTGCAGATAACTATAAAAGGATATGCAGTTTCAGGAGGCGGGCGTGGAATTGAGCGTGTTGATATATCAACTGACGGGGGTAAAACCTGGAAAGAGGCATCTAGATACCAAAAGCCAGGTCTCCCATACATAGCCGATGAAGAAAAAAGCGATAAATGGGCTTGGGTACTTTTTGAAACTGAGGTTGTTGTACACTCAAATACAGAGATAGTTGCCAAAGCAGTAAGTCGTCTCTGTCTTTTAATTTGATGACTTCTTTCGAGTCAGATTGACATATGAGTTGTGTACTTTAGATTATTTACTGCTTCAAACTCTAGATTAGCAAGCTTAGCTCTGCTACTGGTCGTTCTAAGACCAGTATCTGGTAGGTGCAATGCATCTTGTTTAGTGTGTACttatttttttggcaaaaaaacgtAACTTACATAAATAACGGAAAACGTCTTCGAAAAGAAAACGTCTTCAACGAAGGCAACAAAGGAGAAACCCGATGAGGCTCGTACCTAGAAAGCGGTACTACAAAACAACTATCACCTAAAACAAAACCGTACACGATGGGCCAAAACTAAACAAAAGAACCCAACATGAATGGGGCAATGTAAGAATCAAACCATACTAACCTAAAAAGCCTAGACAAATACAACCAACGCTTGGAGACGCTAACTAAGGGTCAACCTTGATCATTTTACCGTCGATGATCTCCCGCCGAAAATCTTTTCCGGAACGGTTTTCGATCTTGAAAGAGAGAACTTTTGAGGTACCGTCACTAATCAATGTACCCGATGAAGGTGGGATTCGACCTTGATCCGCTAGTCTTTGGAAAAAAGCCTTTGACGATGATTCAAGACCCATATCCTTTGAACCATCCTTCTTAACATCCTTCGAACTTAAGAACAACTTTTGAATAGCATCCCCATAATCTAAGTCTTCAAAGTGATCTTTTAGCTTAAAAGAACAAAGCATCCCCGTAATCTAAGTCTTCAAAGTGATCTTTTAGCTTAAAAGAACACGAAGTGGAGGCTTCATTCGCCTTCTTTGTCGATTTCAATTTTCACGTCGCCAAGTTGAGTTTTCGAAACATTCCTATTCAAAACGTACCACGATCTACAAAAGCCTTCGCACGAAGGGGCCTCGCAATCGCAATATATTCTTCTCTTTCGTCCAAATAAAACCGGCAAAGGCCTATCTACAAACTTTTCTTCATTATGACTAGCCTtgatttcttctttctttttcttcttctcactCTTCAATCTTTCTAATCTTACCGCAGAAGTGACATCATCCTCGTTTGGTTCCGAACTGACACTAGTAGAACCCAGCCCGGACCCAGAAAACGGCCCAACATCAGCAACATGAATGCAGCCCACGTCCTTGTTCAATAGCGACGTGTCCCTGTTGACAGTTGCATTCGCACAGCCCTTCACGGGCCCAAACCCAGGCCCGTCAACACCAAATCCAGCCTTCTGTCCACACCTTTACTATCATCACTTGCCGTTCTGTTACCCACCCCAACATCGACCTCAACAACCCTATATGGCCCAATGCTCTTCGATCCATTAACAGTAAAACCAATTGATCCTTGGTTAACACCATCGCCTTTAACGTGAATATCCCCATCCTGTAAAGAACCAAACAGCAAAGGTGATCTGCATTGGATCGTATCTTCAACCAGAAACTGCTTCCCGCTGACTTTGTTCCCGATAGTGCAGTCACTCGAATTAATCAGATCACTTTTTAACGCTGCAGCAGCTTGAACAGAACACATCGAAGGGTTTTGTTTTTCCAAATAATCGATTCCAACATTTGATTTTGTGCAGTTCAGAGTGGAAGAACACGTCTCCAAAACAAAACGATTGGTGGACTCCATCAATTTCTTATCGGAAACATCGTTAAATACTCGATTCAACACGTTTAAATTCGATACCATGTTAACCCAAACATTACACCTCACACAAATCACATCTTCGACTTCTAAATCGACTTCAACCGAGTCGTGAATGTGTTTCGCATTATTCGATTTGATAAATGCAAAAAGGGATCCAACACTCCCTAAAGTAGATGAATTGGTAGCAATCTCAATGACTTCACCAAATAAATTTGCAACGGTCGAAGCGGATTCTTTCGAACCGCAAGTGACCGGATCCCCAAAATTTCGATCCAAGCATACCGATGAAAGGTATTAGCTACTTCCGAAAGTGGGGAGATCACCACAAAATCGGACGAAATAGTATTGACTAAGTTGTAGCTATTAACGTCTAAACAAATCCAAATACAACCTTAATGACCGAACTTACAAATATGCGCCACGTGAGCTCTACACGAAATTAAGAAGCTTGATATCTTCGTCTCCACCAAAGGAACCCAATCAATTAAAATTACAGCAAGTTGAACCTGTTTCAAGATCAAACTGTTTTGCCTAATCTTGAATCTAAGTTTAGGACTCGAAGAAGGCCACGATCGACATGATCCTCCATTCTTTCTTCCTTTCGGCCAACCAACAAAGATAGGTTTTCCGAAAATCTTGGAACCATTAAAATCATTGACAGCTCTCTTTGCAATAAAATCTTCACAATAGGTAACGAAGGAATATCTTTCTTGATGGCCAAAATTTGATTTCGGGTAAGGGACCAATTTTTCCGAACGCGGATTCAACCATGTTGCGTGTTACCTTCTTGTCTAGCCTCCCAATGAAAACCGTACAGTTAGCCGTGTTTGAATCTTCAAAACCAGAGTGACCACCGCCACTTGTTGCCAGAATCCCACTGTTTTTCGCCTGAATTTTTTTTTCCCGATCTAGAACAGCCGGGTGGAAAATCATCATCTGAACTCCCGGGAAGTGTTGAAGGAAGAATGATATCTCCAAAAGTTAAAGCAACAAGAAGGATGGATGTTGAACGCGAATGAAAATTTTTCGGTATTGGGAGAGAAGTGGGTGTCTTTTGTCTTCAAATACCTGCTCGCAAAAGAAGAGACGGGAGCCATAAAAGCGGATAGACAATAGCAACCTGTTGTACTTCTTAACAATAATTTCAAGTAAACAGAATAAGCGGTTTCCGTAACTCTCTTTCTCTCTACCTCGTTTAGCGTGAATGGACTGAAAATTTCAAAACCTATTGTTTAGTGTGTACTGACAAAGTCATTTGTAAGTCATTTATTTATAATACAGTGACTTGATATGAGCATATTAGAAGTTCAAGAGGTTGCATGAGTAAAATTTAGAAACTTGGCTAAAATTTAAATGCAGGAAGCAACAGGTTGAAAGCCATCCAAAGTGTTATTCAATTTTTTCCAACCTTTTATATCGATTTAGTTAAACAAGTTAGGTATATTAGAATtcataatatttaattttaattttaatgcaTTATGATTTGTTAGATAAAAGATGGAAAAAGCCTATTGGTCATAAGCTGACCCGACCTTGATTCACCCATGTCAAGTGTGTGTATTGCCCAACCTGCTCAACCCACCCATTTTACCACTTCTGACATGTACCAATAGATGCAGGAACATAGATATTCCTCCTGTCCAACGTCAATTGTCAGCAAAATTCTGGGAAAGTAAGCCTTTGTGTTGGAGTGTGTTTAGAATTTATGTTCATACGGTTCATCTTGGAGAAGACACCCATCATGTTTGCAACACTATACAATATTATCTAATAGCTTGCCCTATAAAAATGCGTGTTCTGTAAATTTAATTCCTTTTATGTATAACTTATTTCTGATAACTTTTATTTTAATATTGATGAGCAGATAGACACAGCTGCAAATGTCCAACCTGAAAAGGTTGAAGACATCTGGAACTTGAGAGGGATCTTAAATACATCATGGCATCGTGTTCATGTGCAACCTAGGCGCTCAAACATGTAATAAACCTCACATGATGACGCAAAAGCATGCAATAATATGAGCAGAGTGGTAAAATATCCGATAATGTATGCACCATTTTCTGCAATCATGTGCTACAAACTATATGAGTGGTCCTTATTTTCGTTCTTCTTCCTCTTGTTAGtttttgtaaaataaatatataaacattgATGATCTGGCTGTGATTGAAAATTGTATGTATTACAGAGTAATTTCTAAGGACCATGATGCCATCTGTTGTTTAATGATATAGACTTGGATTGAAATACCTTTACCTAATCCAATTctcttcattttatttattaacTTTTTTATCCTCTTGTTGATTAACTTGAAAGATATGGATTTGCATACAATGTTCTGTTTTAGAAAAGTATCAGCATGCATTTGTATTGCATATGTGGTAAGGTTTGTCAAGTGAccccatacctcgcaggcgcgtgattgggtattgttgttgtcgttgttgattGTCAAGTGTGAAAGTGAGCAGCTTGCAGAGTTGCAGTGTAACCATGCCATAAACTTCTGCTATGCAGCTATGCTTGTTTGTCAATTCCCTGCTTTTCAGGCCATGAATTACAACCCACTTGCTTATTAATAATTGGGTTTTGGTTACATTCCGTCTCAATTACACGAATTAATATGTTCAGTTAAATGAGCCAAATGTGTTAAACATGATTGTTTCGTATCATGATATATGGTGCATACGACCTCCATATAACTTTTCTCCAAGAAATTTACTAGATTGTTACACTGGAAGTACAACATACACAACCCGACCCGTTTGACCTGTTCATCCAACCACTAACCACTTCCATTATGCTTTAATTTAATTACTATATAGTTTTCTGCATCATTGATTCCCCACAATCCTGACTGTCTACATCCGGTTTTGCTCTGGGTGATAAAAAAGAATCATAGTTTGGCTGGACCATGAAATATTCATGACCCAATCTTCATCTTTCAAATACAAGAAATGTGTCTCGCTAAAAACATCTTACGTGAATTACAATTTACAACCTACAAGAAAACAAATTACAGTAACAAGTCATCAAGTGAAAGTCATTCTTTTAGTAATATCTTTGACATTTGACATAGGTGATGCAAAGTGATTTCGTTTGGTTAATCATCTGTTTAAGTCATACAAGAAGCTGACCTTCATATTCTCAACCATATACTGCTGAAATTTGAACATGTGGGCTTTAATACCACAACATGACTAGAGTAATAAGTTTCTATAAACAAACATTACAGATCAAGAACGTGATTCAAACTTGTGCGCTTCGAGTTCTTAACAAGTGAATTATTATTTGCTTCAAAACTACATGCTTGATGGGGCCATGCTCCCAAATTGATTGTTCCAGTGAACATACGTGTCAAGTTCATTAACAGAAACAGAAGGTCTCACCTCTTTCAGTGCATTCTTGAAGTCCTACAGAGAAAAGACAAAATACATTATTATTACTTCTTTAAGAATCAGCAAGTTATATATACATCATGTGAAAATTGATAATCGTTCGCTCCCTTTCTCCAATCCAGTTCTCTTTATTTTGAGTATCACACTCGTAATAACATACAGTAATTTTCACTTCTATAGGTTAACCTGGATGGTTACGATTACATATTTGACATAAATTGTGAACGAACTATCAATTATACTACTCAGATTATTTAAGCTCGTTGGAGTTTGATTGAGTTGCATAATATCAAGATTGTAATGCTTGTTGATGAACTCGTATAAATCATTTTCATCCAAATGAACTTTAGCAATAAGCAATTGAGTTATCTATATATCTGGAAAGGCAAGTATACAAAACACTAAAGTATACAATTATCTTTGTATCATTTCCTTATCAATAAAattttcttgcttttcaaaaaaaaaaaaaaaaaaaaaaaaaaaaaagtatacaaAACACTAACAATGCACGTACCACTAAAGTAACTGGTCTCATATCCTCCTTTTGAAGTTTAGTGATATCAGTGCCTTGTTTCAAAGCCTCCCTCAGTGGACCCATGGATGCATCTTTGACTAAATTCTTCATGTCAGATCCCGAATAACCTGAAACAAGTCAAAATAGAAGTAACATAAGCCATGCTATTAACAAATAAAGATGAAAAACATTCGGCATTAAcaataattacaaaaaaaaaaaaaaaaaatgaaaggaaGTAACATTTAAGATACCTTCTGTTTCTTTGCAGATGATATCAATATCCTCTGTTGAAAGCTTAAAAAGCCCATCTTTTTCCAACAAATTTCGTACTATCCAGGCTCTCGCTTCTTTACCCCAAACGATATGATTAGCCTCGTATTAGTAGTGAAAGTGATGAAATGTGCAAGTCAAAACGGTTCAGACCAAAACGAGTAATTATTTTTGCTGGTCAAACACCTTTAAAAACTTTCAAATAACGTGCTCAATGTTACTACATAAACTATCATATAAAAAGTATAAGAAACCAACTTTTGCTAAATAAGGGGATCTATAATGTTTTCTAAACTTGAATACACCTTGCCACCTTCGATGACGTTCAGCCCAATTTCTTTGGAATTTAAACTTTTTGCTTTAGATTAACTCATTAGAGGATAAAATAAAAGTGAAAC
Proteins encoded in this region:
- the LOC139865029 gene encoding sulfite oxidase-like, yielding MPGLRAPSNYSEEPPRHPALKINAKQPFNAEPPRKALVSSYVTPTDFFYKRSHGPIPVVDDIERYSVSFNGLIEKPKELFMKDIMSLPKYTVTATLQCAGNRRTAMSKTRTVRGVGWDCAALGNAIWGGAKLADVLELVGIHKFTNTTPSGGKHVEFVSVDRCKEENGGPYKASIPLSQATNPEADVLLAYEMNGETLNRDHGYPLRVVVPGVIGARSVKWLDSINIDSQVCQGFFMQKDYKMFPPSVNWDNIDWSTRRPQMDFPVQSAICSLEDMNVGLNGKITIKGYAVSGGGRGIERVDISTDGGKTWKEASRYQKPGLPYIADEEKSDKWAWVLFETEVVVHSNTEIVAKAIDTAANVQPEKVEDIWNLRGILNTSWHRVHVQPRRSNM